A segment of the Solanum lycopersicum chromosome 9, SLM_r2.1 genome:
GCGCCGAGACACTGATAAAATTGCTGAAGAATTACTCACGAAGCCACGAGGTACTTCCAGGATCATCTTTATGGGGTTCTCTCTCTAGCTTGTGTTGCAGTTGAGTTTTGGAATATGCCTTTCAACTTcaacttgtatattttttttgaacaaaGTGCTAGTAACCAATGGGTTAGATTGTTTTCCATGTTTGGGACATCAAAATTCTAATGGATAGAGCCAGGTGGAATTTAAAATCTACAGTAGCTTGACATGATAATCCCATTTCTCAAATCGTCTCTTACACTTTGGACATTTTCAAGTCTCTTATCTCTATcagttgtgtgtgtgtgttgggTGTTTCTGAATGTGTTATAAAGGGAACTTTGCTTCTAATAATCAAAATGAACTAGGAGACAGTAAACTTCGTCATCAACATCGAGAAGTTGTTTGAGATTCTCTGGCAAAGTTACTTGCACTTTACATGCTCTTCAAACCTTGAAGTTATCGTTTGATTAAGAAAAACTTGGAACTCATCGTATGTGCAGCTTGTTTAGCTGCATTTAGGTGGGTCCTCCTCAAAATGATTATCTTGTCACATGTAAATGCCCAATTATACTCATCCACAATCAACATGGGTACGTTCGATGGTAAAATTCTTTTGTGTTTAGATGCATGAGATGAAAGGTTTTGGAGgaataaaataagatgaaatttTGAATGACTTCATAAACTTTTGTTTGTCTAGTTTAGTCAATcatgttatttaattttgcaGTTTGCTTGCGCTATTCTTTGTTTCCCACTAATGATAATTCCTTGCAGATCAAGAAATCAATCACTGTAGGAGTCATTGGTCTACCAAATGTTGGTAAAAGTAGCCTGATTAATAGCTTGAAGAGATCTCATGTAGTCAATGTAGGTGCTACTCCAGGATTAACAAGATCCCTGCAAGAAGTCCAGTTAGATAAGAATGTTAAATTGCTGGACTGCCCCGGTGTTGTGATGCTTAGGTCTGCATCTGAGGATGATGCATCTATTGCTCTTCGAAATTGCAAGAGGATAGAAAAGTTAGATGACCCAATTGGTCCTGGTAATTGGATTTTGTTTCCCATTTTTGCTTCTGATTCTATCTCTTTCAGTAGTATTGATGTATCTAATTGCTAGTTCTGTGGGTTTACAGTAAAGGAGATTCTCAAACTTTGTCCAGAAAGAATGTTGGTTACCATATACAAGATTCCTACCTTCGATTCTGTGGATGACTTTCTTCAGAAAGTTGCTATGGTTAGAGGTAAGCTCAAAAAGGGAGGAATCGTTGATACTGATGCAGCTGCAAGGATCGTTCTGCACGACTGGAATGAGGGTATGTGTGAATACCATTTAGTTTCCTTTTAAAGAATTAAACTTCCAAAATATGAGGGAGTTTCACGCTCATAGCTGAAGGtatcatattattaaaattctGATGTCCTATTGACACATTCCAGGGAAAGTTCCATACTACACCCTGCCCCCAACCAGGAATGAGGGGGAGCATTTAGAGGTCAAGATAGTTTCAGAATTTGGGAAAGAATTCAATATCGATGAAGTTTATGGAAGTGAATCCTCTATTATTGGAAGCCTGAAATCTGTCAACGATTTCAACCCAGTTGAAGTTCCATCAAATCGGCCCATTAACTTTGATGATAACATGCTTGAGGTAAGTGATTTCCCCATTATACTTCTAGGGATACTGTTTGTATTTAATCACTATTGTATTCCGTAATTGCTTTTGACAATTGCATCTGGTTTTGTGATTTAAAGGTTGCCTGCTTTGACTActataagttttttttgtttcaatttccCCCCAAGAACTCTGGTTATATACTTCATCTTTGAATGCTTTTTGAACCCAATTATCATAAAAagccatttcttttttttccctccATTTATGATCATAATTATCACATCTATTGTCAACTTCAATATTTTTCGAACAAAGTTTGAAGTATGTTTGCCTATTTACACATTCCAGGACAATTTGCAGCAGCCATTAGTTGAAAGCGATAATGCCACAGAAAACCTTGTTAGTGAGAACAGAGATGAGCCAATGGACTCGGGAGAAGGTGATGGAGCCCAGACAAGAGGCAAAAGTGCTAGTAGTAGACAAAATGAGAAGTTATACGGTGAGGAAGGCATGTTGAACACTAAACAGAAGAAAGCTGAGAAGAAAAGGAGGAAGAAAGACAAGCCCTCAACTGCCATTGATATGGACGGTGATTACGACTTTAAGGTAGATTATATCAAGAAGGATTCTGCTATGGATGATGCTGATGAAGTTGTTGCAACTGATGAAAGTAAGAACAACAGATTTGAGCTGCCATCTGGGTTTGAGTTGGATAATGAATGAAAGATAAACTCCCAGCTAGAAAATATGCTTAAAAATCACTTTTTGTGGTTGCTAAATTTTTGTTTGCCCTGTGAAATATATTTGATACCGGAGACCATCTTTTTTGTTGTACTAAATTTGAGTCAACTATATATCACGAGAAGCATTTTTTTCCATTGCATAGTTTCTTTCCTCAGTTTAGTTGTCTTATTAAGTTTCAGACGAAATATTTGAACGACTTATTTGTACGTCACAAATTTAGTCTCTCTGCTCTGTAGATTAGAAAATTTCTTGATGTGGTGATAGCTTTATCATC
Coding sequences within it:
- the LOC100037516 gene encoding nuclear GTPase-like (The RefSeq protein has 6 substitutions compared to this genomic sequence) — protein: MVKKSKKSKSKRVSLKQKHKIIRKVKEHHKKKAKEAKKLGLNKKPKVEKDPGIPNDWPFKEQELKALEARRARALDELEQKKVARKERAKKRKLGLLEDDDVSKLEGLTSTKEKEVGGGRVNDGSASFVKQRDNSERAFYKELVKVIDASDVILEVLDARDPLGTRCLDMEKMVMRAGPEKHLVLLLNKIDLVPREAAEKWLKYLREELPTVAFKCSTQEQKSNLGWKPSSKAGKSKTSNLLQTSDCLGAETLIKLLKNYSRSHEIKKSITVGVIGLPNVGKSSLINSLKRSHVVNVGATPGLTRSLQEVQLDKNVKLLDCPGVVMLRSASEDDASIALRNCKRIEKLDDPIGPVKEILKLCPERMLVTIYKIPTFDSVDDFLQKVAMVRGKLKKGGIVDTDAAARIVLHDWNEGKVPYYTLPPTRNEGEHLEVKIVSEFGKEFNIDEVYGSESSIIGSLKSVNDFNPVEVPSNRPVIFDDNMLEDNLQQPLAESDNATENLVSENGDEPMDSGEGDGAQTRGKSASSRQNEKLYGEEGMLNTKQKKAEKKRRKKDKPSTAIDMDGDYDFKVDYIKKDSAMDDADEVVATDESKNNRFELPSGFKLDNE